A stretch of the Streptococcus himalayensis genome encodes the following:
- the tsf gene encoding translation elongation factor Ts has translation MAEITAKLVKELREKSGAGVMDAKKALVEVDGDIEKAIELLREKGMAKAAKKADRVAAEGLTGVYVDGNVAAVVEVNAETDFVAKNAQFVELVNETAKVIAAGKPANNEEALALTMPSGETLEAAYVNATATIGEKISFRRFALIEKTDAQAFGAYQHNGGRIGVISVIEGGDETLAKQVSMHIAAMKPTVLSYKELDEQFVKDELAQLNHAIEQDNESRAMVGKPALPFLKYGSKAQLSDDVIAQAEEDIKAELAAEGKPEKIWDKILPGKMDRFMLDNTKVDQAYTLLAQVYIMDDSKTVEAYLDSVNASVVAFARFEVGEGIEKAANDFESEVAATMAAALGK, from the coding sequence ATGGCAGAAATTACAGCTAAGCTTGTAAAAGAATTGCGTGAGAAATCTGGTGCTGGTGTCATGGACGCGAAGAAAGCCCTTGTTGAAGTAGATGGGGACATCGAAAAAGCGATTGAATTGCTTCGTGAAAAAGGGATGGCAAAAGCAGCTAAGAAAGCTGACCGTGTAGCAGCAGAAGGTTTGACTGGTGTTTACGTAGATGGGAATGTAGCAGCAGTTGTTGAAGTAAATGCTGAAACGGACTTTGTTGCGAAAAACGCTCAATTCGTTGAATTGGTAAACGAAACAGCTAAAGTAATCGCAGCAGGTAAACCAGCTAACAACGAAGAAGCACTTGCCCTTACAATGCCTTCAGGTGAAACGCTTGAAGCAGCTTACGTAAACGCAACTGCGACAATCGGAGAAAAAATCTCCTTCCGTCGTTTTGCCTTGATTGAAAAAACAGATGCGCAAGCATTTGGAGCTTACCAACACAATGGCGGACGTATCGGTGTTATCTCTGTCATCGAAGGTGGCGATGAAACGCTTGCAAAACAAGTATCCATGCATATCGCTGCCATGAAACCAACTGTTCTTTCTTATAAAGAATTGGATGAGCAATTCGTGAAAGATGAATTGGCACAATTGAACCACGCAATCGAACAAGACAATGAAAGCCGTGCAATGGTTGGTAAACCAGCCCTTCCATTCTTGAAATATGGATCAAAAGCACAATTGTCTGACGATGTGATTGCGCAAGCAGAAGAAGACATCAAAGCAGAATTGGCTGCTGAAGGCAAACCAGAAAAAATCTGGGATAAAATCCTTCCAGGTAAAATGGATCGCTTCATGCTTGACAATACAAAAGTTGACCAAGCTTACACCCTTCTTGCACAAGTCTACATCATGGATGACAGCAAGACAGTTGAAGCTTACCTTGACTCAGTGAACGCTAGCGTTGTAGCATTTGCACGCTTTGAAGTGGGTGAAGGAATTGAAAAAGCAGCGAACGACTTCGAATCAGAAGTTGCTGCAACAATGGCTGCGGCTCTTGGTAAATAA
- the rpsB gene encoding 30S ribosomal protein S2: MAVISMKQLLEAGVHFGHQTRRWNPKMAKYIFTERNGIHVIDLQQTVKYADQAYDFIRDAAANDAIILFVGTKKQAADAVKEEAERSGQYYINHRWLGGTLTNWATIQKRVARLKEIKRMEEEGIFDVLPKKEVALLNKQRARLEKFLGGIEEMPRIPDVMYVVDPHKEQIAVKEAKKLGIPVVAMVDTNTDPDDIDVIIPANDDAIRAVKLITAKMADAIIEGRQGEDSVESVEAEFVATETEATSIEEIVEVVEGENN; the protein is encoded by the coding sequence ATGGCAGTAATTTCAATGAAACAACTTCTTGAGGCTGGTGTTCACTTTGGTCACCAAACTCGCCGCTGGAATCCTAAGATGGCAAAATACATCTTTACAGAGCGTAACGGAATCCACGTGATTGACCTTCAACAAACTGTAAAATACGCTGATCAAGCCTACGACTTTATCCGTGATGCAGCTGCAAACGATGCGATTATCTTGTTCGTTGGTACGAAAAAACAAGCTGCTGACGCTGTAAAAGAAGAAGCAGAACGTTCAGGTCAATACTACATCAACCACCGTTGGTTGGGTGGAACTCTTACAAACTGGGCAACCATCCAAAAACGTGTCGCTCGTTTGAAAGAAATCAAACGCATGGAAGAAGAAGGAATTTTTGACGTTCTTCCTAAGAAAGAAGTAGCATTGTTGAACAAACAACGTGCTCGTCTTGAAAAATTCTTGGGTGGTATCGAAGAAATGCCACGTATTCCAGATGTTATGTATGTAGTGGATCCACATAAAGAGCAAATCGCTGTGAAAGAAGCGAAAAAATTGGGTATTCCAGTTGTTGCGATGGTGGATACAAACACAGATCCAGATGACATTGATGTAATCATTCCAGCAAACGATGATGCAATCCGTGCAGTTAAATTGATCACTGCGAAAATGGCTGACGCAATCATCGAAGGTCGTCAAGGTGAAGATAGCGTTGAATCAGTAGAAGCAGAATTTGTAGCTACTGAAACAGAAGCAACTTCTATTGAAGAAATCGTTGAAGTTGTAGAAGGCGAAAACAACTAA
- the dusB gene encoding tRNA dihydrouridine synthase DusB: MTNLNTPFMIGTVEIPNRTVLAPMAGVTNSAFRTIAKELGAGLVVMEMVSDKGIQYNNEKTLHMLHIDEGENPVSIQLFGSDADSLCRAAEFIQNNTRTDIVDINMGCPVNKIVKNEAGAKWLKDPDKIYHIIHKVQAVLDIPLTVKMRTGWADTSLAVENALAAESAGVAALAMHGRTREQMYTGEADLETLRDVAQALTKIPFIANGDIRSVEEAKQRIEEVGADAVMVGRAAMGNPYIFNQINHYLETGEILPDLNFGDKLNIAFEHLTRLVNLKGESIAVREFRGLAPHYLRGTAGAAKIRGAVARAESVEEVEELFNQAREAYQK; encoded by the coding sequence GTGACAAATCTTAATACGCCCTTTATGATTGGAACTGTCGAAATTCCCAATCGTACCGTTCTAGCTCCTATGGCAGGGGTGACCAATTCTGCCTTTCGTACCATTGCCAAAGAATTAGGAGCAGGGCTGGTTGTGATGGAAATGGTCTCTGACAAAGGAATTCAATACAATAATGAAAAAACCTTGCACATGCTCCATATCGATGAGGGAGAAAATCCTGTTTCCATCCAATTATTTGGAAGCGATGCAGACAGCCTTTGCCGTGCTGCCGAATTTATCCAAAATAATACCCGCACAGACATCGTTGATATTAACATGGGCTGCCCAGTTAATAAAATTGTCAAAAACGAAGCTGGAGCTAAATGGCTAAAGGATCCCGATAAGATTTACCACATTATCCACAAGGTGCAAGCAGTCCTTGACATTCCCTTGACTGTCAAAATGCGGACTGGCTGGGCAGATACTAGTCTTGCTGTGGAAAATGCCCTTGCCGCAGAAAGCGCTGGTGTTGCGGCTCTCGCTATGCATGGACGAACTCGTGAGCAGATGTATACAGGAGAAGCCGATCTGGAGACACTGCGCGATGTCGCCCAAGCCTTGACTAAAATTCCTTTCATCGCCAATGGCGATATTCGCTCCGTAGAAGAAGCCAAGCAGCGTATTGAAGAAGTCGGTGCTGACGCTGTCATGGTCGGGCGTGCTGCTATGGGCAATCCTTATATTTTCAACCAAATTAACCATTACCTTGAAACAGGAGAAATTCTTCCAGATTTGAATTTTGGCGATAAGCTGAACATTGCTTTTGAGCACCTGACTCGCTTGGTCAATCTCAAAGGGGAAAGCATTGCTGTGCGCGAATTCCGCGGTCTCGCTCCTCACTATCTCCGCGGAACAGCTGGGGCTGCCAAAATCCGTGGAGCCGTTGCCCGTGCCGAATCTGTGGAAGAAGTTGAAGAACTCTTTAACCAAGCCCGTGAAGCCTATCAAAAATAA
- a CDS encoding ATP-dependent Clp protease ATP-binding subunit — MKYSKALEQSLASAQVLASHFETDYLESWQVLIAIANNPYSVAGSVLNDYPLEVDNLEEAAYTVTGKAYQKEAKPGKLAFSYRLKELFATAEKIASATRSKSIGTEHVLLAMFLDRGSLVAHILEQAGFIYEETDKAVRIADLRKNLSQRAGWDKEAWKAIRNLQKAPNPNKQNMANMMGMPQPQSGGLEDYTRDLTELARTGQLEPVIGRDEEISRMIQILSRKTKNNPVLVGDAGVGKTALALGLAQRVASGSVPNEMAKMRVLELDLMNVVAGTRFRGDFEERMNNIITDIEEDGRVILFIDELHTIMGSGSGIDSTLDAANILKPALARGTLRTVGATTQEEYQKHIEKDAALSRRFAKITIDEPSVADSIRILKGLRESYQAHHKVVISDEAIETAVTYAHRYLTSKHLPDSAIDLLDEAAATVQNKGAKQGDMSQSELTELDVAVMDQQFKQVSRLLKKELSPQPFTLKVEEADILTTLSRLSGIPVQKLSQTDAKKYLNLETELHKRIIGQDEAISAISRAIRRNQSGLKTSKRPIGSFMFLGPTGVGKTELAKALAELLFDDESALIRFDMSEYMEKFAASRLNGAPPGYVGYDEGGELTEKVRNKPYSVLLFDEVEKAHPDIFNVLLQVLDDGVLTDSKGRKVDFSNTLIIMTSNLGATSLRDDKTVGFGARDVRFDHANMEKRMLEELKKAYRPEFINRIDEKVVFHSLSSEHMQEVVKVMVGPLIAALRDKHVELKFQPSALKWLAKEGYDPEMGARPLRRTLQTQVEDPLSELLLKGELGEGRSLKVGVKGDKLKFDIV, encoded by the coding sequence ATGAAGTATTCAAAGGCCTTGGAGCAGAGCTTGGCGTCGGCTCAAGTGTTAGCTAGTCATTTTGAAACGGACTATCTGGAGTCTTGGCAGGTCTTAATCGCGATTGCCAATAATCCCTATAGTGTAGCAGGCTCGGTCCTCAATGATTATCCTCTGGAGGTGGACAATCTGGAAGAAGCGGCCTATACTGTGACAGGAAAAGCCTATCAAAAAGAAGCGAAACCAGGAAAACTTGCCTTTTCTTATCGCTTGAAGGAATTGTTTGCAACAGCAGAGAAGATTGCCTCGGCTACTCGTTCAAAAAGTATAGGAACTGAGCATGTCCTTTTAGCGATGTTTTTGGATCGTGGTAGTCTTGTGGCTCATATTTTAGAGCAGGCAGGTTTTATCTATGAAGAGACGGATAAGGCTGTTCGGATTGCAGACTTGCGGAAAAATCTGAGCCAACGTGCGGGTTGGGACAAGGAAGCCTGGAAAGCCATTCGAAACTTGCAGAAAGCTCCTAATCCAAACAAGCAAAATATGGCCAATATGATGGGGATGCCACAACCGCAAAGCGGTGGTCTGGAAGACTATACCCGTGATTTGACCGAACTAGCAAGAACTGGCCAATTAGAGCCGGTCATTGGTCGTGACGAAGAGATTTCGCGAATGATTCAAATCCTGAGCCGAAAAACCAAAAATAATCCGGTCTTGGTCGGAGATGCGGGAGTTGGAAAAACAGCTTTGGCTTTAGGTCTTGCCCAACGAGTGGCAAGTGGATCTGTTCCTAACGAGATGGCTAAAATGCGGGTACTCGAGCTAGATTTGATGAATGTGGTAGCAGGGACGCGTTTCCGTGGAGATTTCGAGGAGCGGATGAATAATATCATCACAGATATCGAAGAAGACGGCCGTGTTATTCTCTTTATTGATGAGTTGCATACCATTATGGGGTCTGGAAGCGGAATTGATTCGACCTTGGACGCGGCAAATATTCTCAAGCCAGCCTTGGCACGTGGAACCCTTCGGACGGTTGGTGCAACGACTCAGGAAGAATACCAAAAGCATATCGAAAAAGATGCAGCTCTCTCTCGTCGTTTTGCGAAAATCACCATTGATGAGCCAAGTGTGGCAGACAGCATTCGAATTTTGAAGGGATTGCGGGAAAGCTATCAAGCCCATCACAAGGTGGTGATTTCAGATGAAGCGATTGAAACGGCAGTCACCTATGCCCATCGGTATTTGACCAGTAAGCACTTGCCAGATTCGGCTATTGATTTGCTAGATGAGGCAGCAGCCACGGTGCAAAATAAGGGAGCAAAACAGGGGGATATGTCCCAGTCTGAGTTGACAGAACTGGATGTGGCGGTGATGGATCAACAATTCAAACAAGTGTCTCGCCTATTGAAAAAAGAGCTATCTCCGCAACCCTTTACCCTAAAGGTGGAAGAGGCGGATATCTTGACGACCTTGAGCCGTTTATCAGGTATTCCTGTTCAAAAGTTAAGTCAGACAGATGCCAAGAAATATTTGAATTTGGAAACAGAACTGCATAAGCGTATCATCGGACAAGACGAAGCAATTTCAGCGATTAGCCGTGCGATTCGTCGCAATCAATCCGGCTTGAAAACCAGCAAGCGTCCTATCGGCTCCTTTATGTTTCTGGGGCCGACAGGGGTCGGAAAGACAGAGCTGGCTAAGGCTTTGGCTGAATTGCTGTTTGATGATGAATCAGCTCTCATTCGCTTTGACATGAGTGAATATATGGAAAAATTTGCAGCAAGTCGTTTGAACGGGGCTCCTCCGGGCTATGTTGGCTATGACGAGGGCGGCGAATTGACAGAGAAGGTCCGCAACAAGCCTTACTCTGTCCTCCTCTTTGATGAGGTGGAAAAGGCTCATCCAGATATTTTCAATGTGCTCTTGCAGGTCTTGGATGACGGCGTTTTGACTGATAGCAAGGGACGCAAGGTTGATTTTTCAAATACCTTGATTATCATGACCAGCAACCTTGGGGCGACCAGCCTTCGAGATGACAAAACCGTTGGATTTGGGGCACGTGATGTACGTTTTGACCATGCCAATATGGAAAAACGCATGTTAGAAGAGTTGAAAAAAGCCTATCGTCCAGAATTTATCAATAGGATTGATGAAAAGGTTGTTTTCCATAGTCTCTCGAGTGAACATATGCAAGAAGTGGTCAAAGTCATGGTAGGTCCATTAATTGCAGCACTCAGAGACAAGCATGTGGAATTGAAATTCCAACCATCTGCTCTCAAATGGCTAGCAAAAGAAGGTTATGACCCAGAAATGGGGGCCAGACCCTTGCGACGAACCCTCCAAACCCAAGTCGAAGATCCGCTATCAGAGTTACTGCTAAAAGGAGAACTAGGCGAAGGAAGGAGCTTGAAAGTCGGTGTCAAAGGCGATAAACTCAAGTTTGACATAGTGTAA
- a CDS encoding G5 domain-containing protein: MKKRKSFEWKQLMKFSIRKLAIGTVSLAVGSTLVGLTGPVETVSADQLGEVSQGQEFSVQYQYVSEDELTDAEKALIVRDLPRNVTNEDQSYYLVYRPVQTSGVLPKTSSEMSLALTGAAGVSLLVIGISLVKKGASKKTIITSMVVLSSLGASYALPSVSAVESHRLASYNQSFTLSKGSELPAGAEIPNFVYVGYIANAPAKKATYEAPAKVVQPDKANVVPMTSDTSNPSKEMPTEKPTGTQTLPDKVQNLGSTDDKVLPEPVIGEPHASSIQSFVDNSVKEEREHLISIPHPSKNIENPNLKKGETRVVQAGKDGQKRAVYEVTLLDGQEIAHRLIREEVIEEPVEAIVEYGTYEEPVVTTEVVSETTPIRHNTVIRVSEEVGPGDEKVLSEGRDGKVTSSISLTTTNGVVTNVSEEEPVEETPAEDRVVLVNKAAIQPTTGTPEELPQEEDRPVIASDIQVGSDTEIRENPDLDKGTHRVIQQGSGKTTIRHDRPTDEIIADELTKTIIEVGTKDVEIVRERTVDEYNHTIEAYARNIKYGEDDYVSPIADNFPTSTGDLDDYLYDALDNPEMQNSDNSVKIVEHPTMVYPETPVRDSDGEFYVLPKIEGPLLNHFDDSYIATAFPTGITIGKNGIHDKVYKVVSGNGNTERTLIDETETEKVENIYEEWPDGKPKGVDRLKINSEDDRLSGFTLDKRFDTGTTRDVDNKAAFMAKLRDNALAASVSLSELPQLGRRERYGKLYLESRRYKSVEYIEDPDLDIGEEVIEDGTHEDFRIWVRRYFATGLTEKDKEYAANILRSAYQDSADVVVNAAKEVFGENNYSTSYHNIAENFVDEIFNENVKSRTLHVGIIIPKDTLVTENPNGEENKIRVIDKNNLTSQELQMIKELFERRISSKLPSIRSIEINSDWSVSSDIFFRVFPEGMFANVDPDNPIYEYEWRANRPLLYTTGEFPDSRPIRVRRGTRPLPTTKIIEDKKVLAFDTKEIDDPYLPVGETRVVILGKNGSETTYYRADFREGVEVEGSRKPIEGSSPLVVAPITQVVAVGRYVAPEYRDERRLVKELDYKVVEKKSDQILLGQRQVLEKGQKGKVEELWAVPYRNGAKIHDQKDHEQFKEQITTSAQDEVVLVGTLEIKQVEEKEVLKFTTETRENPNLSEGQSKEIQAGKDGEKITVYRVHTAEGRVLEKEKVNSYVKTPVQHRILEIGTRRVVRENVHKKDLAFETITRENASLPKGQTRVIQEGKNGYKYVVNEKVYIKGQLQGSGKELTATQEEIPRGEKLMLAPVSRIVEVGTAEPKRTSTGKEWYEKTWRNSYAKELPATFEEILALPAEKRFELAGNSDIKLYNTAIWKTTPERKETINPPYDGQLLDYLLSQLDQAKISQIIIDKTNEERKKRGLRLMTDNVDLIKPADARATELKTAGGIRFKVKENYLAHTRPDGRKWHEGIITDPKYRGHMGENLAAFAPQSPYQYVSEEYIANKLFDQWKHSKGHWDNMMDKNNVSMHISISMTPFNIGPGENQVVLDSDGIHYKWLGAERREIPNLIGVMVIDKRGDN, translated from the coding sequence ATGAAAAAACGTAAGAGTTTTGAATGGAAACAACTGATGAAGTTTTCCATTCGAAAATTAGCAATCGGAACGGTGTCGCTAGCCGTTGGTTCAACCCTAGTAGGTTTGACAGGACCAGTAGAGACAGTATCCGCTGATCAATTAGGAGAAGTTAGTCAGGGGCAAGAATTCTCGGTTCAATACCAATATGTATCTGAAGATGAATTGACAGATGCAGAGAAAGCGCTGATTGTACGTGATCTTCCTCGAAATGTGACGAATGAAGATCAAAGCTATTATTTGGTTTATCGTCCTGTGCAGACTTCGGGTGTACTTCCAAAAACAAGTAGTGAGATGTCTCTTGCTTTAACTGGAGCGGCCGGGGTTAGTCTTTTGGTGATTGGGATTAGTTTGGTTAAAAAAGGTGCCAGCAAGAAAACCATCATCACATCAATGGTCGTACTCTCTAGCCTAGGAGCTTCTTACGCCTTGCCAAGTGTGAGTGCAGTTGAAAGTCATCGTTTGGCGAGCTATAACCAAAGCTTTACCTTATCCAAAGGTTCAGAATTGCCAGCAGGAGCAGAAATCCCGAACTTTGTCTATGTAGGCTATATTGCAAATGCCCCAGCAAAAAAAGCAACCTACGAAGCACCTGCTAAGGTCGTCCAACCAGACAAAGCCAATGTCGTACCAATGACATCAGATACATCAAATCCTTCTAAGGAAATGCCGACTGAAAAGCCAACTGGAACTCAAACTCTTCCAGACAAGGTCCAGAACTTAGGTAGCACGGATGACAAGGTTCTTCCAGAGCCAGTGATTGGGGAACCTCATGCATCCAGTATCCAGTCCTTCGTGGATAACTCTGTAAAAGAAGAGCGGGAGCACCTGATTTCCATTCCACATCCTTCTAAAAATATTGAAAATCCAAATCTGAAAAAAGGGGAAACCCGTGTCGTTCAGGCTGGGAAAGACGGACAAAAACGAGCTGTTTATGAAGTGACCTTGCTGGATGGACAAGAGATTGCACATCGTTTGATCCGCGAGGAAGTTATTGAAGAGCCAGTCGAAGCCATCGTTGAGTACGGGACTTATGAAGAGCCAGTAGTGACGACGGAAGTTGTCTCAGAAACAACGCCTATCAGGCACAATACCGTTATCCGCGTGAGCGAAGAAGTAGGCCCAGGCGATGAAAAAGTCCTCTCAGAAGGTCGAGATGGGAAGGTTACAAGCTCAATCTCCTTGACAACAACCAATGGAGTTGTGACCAATGTATCTGAAGAGGAGCCAGTAGAAGAAACACCAGCTGAGGATCGCGTTGTCTTGGTTAATAAAGCAGCTATTCAGCCGACAACAGGAACTCCAGAAGAACTCCCTCAAGAAGAGGACCGACCTGTCATCGCTTCAGATATCCAAGTGGGGTCAGATACGGAAATCAGAGAAAATCCAGACCTTGACAAAGGTACGCACAGGGTCATTCAACAAGGAAGTGGAAAAACGACAATTCGCCATGATCGCCCAACCGATGAAATTATTGCCGATGAGTTAACCAAGACCATCATCGAAGTAGGAACCAAAGATGTCGAGATTGTGCGTGAGCGGACTGTGGACGAGTATAACCACACCATCGAAGCCTATGCACGAAATATAAAATATGGAGAAGATGATTATGTAAGTCCAATAGCGGACAATTTTCCTACTTCTACTGGTGATTTAGATGATTATCTTTATGATGCTCTTGATAATCCTGAAATGCAAAATTCAGATAACTCTGTGAAAATAGTAGAGCATCCGACGATGGTGTATCCTGAGACTCCTGTTAGAGATTCTGATGGAGAGTTCTATGTTCTACCAAAAATAGAAGGACCACTTCTCAATCATTTTGATGATTCGTATATTGCGACTGCCTTTCCAACAGGTATTACGATTGGAAAAAATGGCATTCATGATAAAGTTTATAAAGTTGTTTCTGGTAATGGAAATACAGAGCGAACCCTGATCGATGAAACCGAGACAGAAAAAGTCGAAAATATCTATGAAGAATGGCCAGATGGCAAGCCAAAAGGAGTAGATCGTCTAAAAATTAATTCAGAAGACGATCGTCTTTCTGGCTTTACACTAGACAAACGTTTTGATACAGGTACTACCAGAGATGTTGACAATAAAGCTGCATTTATGGCTAAATTGCGTGATAATGCTCTTGCGGCTAGTGTGAGCTTGTCGGAATTACCACAACTCGGGCGGAGAGAGAGGTATGGCAAACTCTATCTAGAATCTCGTCGCTACAAATCTGTCGAATATATTGAGGATCCAGACCTTGATATTGGAGAAGAAGTTATAGAAGATGGGACACATGAAGATTTTCGAATTTGGGTTCGTAGATATTTCGCGACAGGACTGACAGAAAAAGATAAAGAATATGCAGCAAATATACTTCGTTCTGCATATCAAGACTCTGCAGATGTAGTGGTTAATGCTGCAAAAGAAGTATTTGGAGAGAATAATTATAGCACATCGTATCATAATATTGCTGAAAATTTTGTGGATGAAATTTTCAATGAAAATGTGAAATCTAGAACTCTTCACGTTGGAATCATAATACCTAAAGATACTTTAGTAACAGAAAATCCTAATGGTGAAGAGAACAAGATACGAGTAATAGATAAAAATAACTTGACTTCTCAAGAACTTCAAATGATAAAAGAACTTTTTGAGAGACGCATTTCAAGTAAATTACCATCTATACGGTCCATAGAGATAAATAGTGATTGGTCTGTGTCTTCGGATATTTTCTTCCGAGTATTTCCAGAGGGCATGTTTGCTAATGTAGACCCAGATAATCCTATCTATGAATACGAGTGGAGAGCAAATCGACCACTCCTCTATACGACTGGGGAGTTTCCTGATAGCCGTCCGATTCGTGTCCGCCGTGGGACACGGCCACTTCCTACAACCAAGATTATCGAGGATAAAAAAGTCCTAGCCTTTGACACCAAGGAAATCGATGATCCGTATCTACCAGTTGGTGAGACACGCGTGGTGATTCTAGGTAAAAATGGTAGTGAGACGACCTATTATCGTGCCGATTTCCGAGAAGGGGTAGAAGTTGAAGGTAGCCGCAAGCCGATTGAGGGAAGCTCTCCTTTGGTGGTAGCGCCGATTACTCAAGTGGTAGCAGTTGGTCGCTACGTTGCCCCAGAGTACCGAGACGAACGCCGGTTGGTAAAAGAGTTAGACTACAAGGTCGTTGAGAAAAAATCTGACCAGATCCTTCTTGGTCAACGGCAAGTCTTGGAAAAAGGACAAAAAGGGAAAGTCGAAGAGCTTTGGGCAGTGCCATATCGCAATGGTGCCAAGATTCACGACCAAAAAGACCATGAGCAATTCAAGGAGCAAATCACGACGTCTGCTCAAGATGAAGTGGTTTTAGTCGGTACCTTGGAGATTAAGCAAGTCGAAGAAAAAGAAGTTTTGAAATTTACGACAGAAACTCGTGAAAATCCTAACTTATCTGAAGGACAAAGCAAGGAAATTCAAGCCGGTAAAGACGGTGAAAAAATTACTGTCTACCGTGTCCATACAGCAGAAGGCCGTGTGCTCGAAAAAGAAAAAGTCAATAGCTATGTCAAAACACCAGTTCAGCATCGAATCCTAGAAATTGGTACTCGGAGAGTTGTCCGTGAAAATGTCCATAAAAAAGACCTCGCCTTTGAGACCATTACGCGGGAAAATGCGAGCCTTCCAAAAGGTCAAACCCGGGTCATTCAAGAAGGAAAAAATGGGTACAAATATGTTGTAAACGAAAAAGTTTACATCAAAGGACAACTCCAAGGTTCTGGTAAAGAACTGACAGCGACACAAGAGGAAATCCCTCGCGGTGAGAAACTCATGCTTGCTCCTGTGAGTCGTATCGTAGAAGTGGGAACAGCAGAGCCAAAACGCACTTCGACCGGAAAAGAATGGTATGAAAAGACTTGGAGAAATTCATACGCTAAAGAGCTACCCGCTACTTTTGAAGAAATCTTAGCCCTTCCAGCAGAGAAGCGGTTTGAGCTAGCTGGAAATTCGGATATTAAACTTTATAATACAGCTATTTGGAAGACGACTCCGGAAAGAAAAGAAACAATCAATCCACCATACGATGGACAACTCTTAGACTATTTGTTATCACAGTTGGATCAAGCAAAGATCAGTCAGATTATTATTGATAAGACTAATGAAGAGCGTAAAAAACGAGGTTTGCGTCTGATGACTGACAATGTGGATTTGATAAAACCAGCAGATGCTCGGGCAACAGAATTAAAAACAGCTGGTGGTATTCGCTTTAAGGTCAAGGAAAACTATCTCGCACATACCCGTCCAGACGGTCGAAAATGGCATGAAGGTATTATTACAGATCCTAAGTATCGAGGACATATGGGAGAAAATCTAGCTGCCTTTGCTCCCCAAAGTCCGTATCAGTATGTATCTGAAGAATATATTGCTAATAAATTATTCGATCAATGGAAACATTCAAAGGGCCATTGGGACAATATGATGGATAAAAACAATGTTTCTATGCATATTTCAATCAGTATGACTCCTTTTAATATCGGACCTGGAGAGAATCAAGTGGTACTAGACTCTGATGGTATCCATTATAAATGGCTGGGAGCTGAGAGAAGAGAAATTCCAAATCTCATTGGAGTTATGGTGATCGATAAAAGAGGGGATAACTAA
- a CDS encoding CtsR family transcriptional regulator, whose translation MGAKNTSDSIEEYIKALLARVGIAELKRSELADVFQVVPSQINYVLKTRFTESRGYIVESKRGGGGYIRIGKVEFSNHHDMICELASSVGEHLSQQVFEDVIQMLFEKGVLSYQEGQLLLSLATDMVLGEGAEKIRARMLKRILQQVDRKGM comes from the coding sequence ATGGGAGCGAAAAATACATCAGATAGTATTGAAGAGTATATCAAAGCCCTGCTTGCACGAGTGGGCATTGCAGAGTTAAAGCGTAGCGAGTTGGCAGATGTTTTTCAGGTCGTTCCAAGCCAGATAAACTATGTCCTAAAGACGCGATTCACAGAAAGTCGCGGCTACATTGTCGAGAGTAAGCGCGGCGGTGGTGGCTATATCCGGATTGGCAAGGTTGAATTTTCAAACCATCATGATATGATTTGCGAATTGGCTAGTAGTGTTGGCGAACATCTTAGCCAGCAAGTGTTCGAAGATGTCATTCAAATGTTGTTTGAAAAAGGAGTTTTGAGTTATCAGGAAGGGCAACTTCTCCTGTCTTTAGCGACGGATATGGTTCTAGGTGAGGGTGCTGAGAAGATTCGGGCACGGATGTTAAAACGGATTTTACAACAAGTAGATAGAAAAGGAATGTAG